The following coding sequences lie in one Arabidopsis thaliana chromosome 3, partial sequence genomic window:
- a CDS encoding Haloacid dehalogenase-like hydrolase (HAD) superfamily protein (Haloacid dehalogenase-like hydrolase (HAD) superfamily protein; FUNCTIONS IN: phosphoprotein phosphatase activity; LOCATED IN: nucleus, chloroplast; CONTAINS InterPro DOMAIN/s: FCP1-like phosphatase, phosphatase domain (InterPro:IPR011947), NLI interacting factor (InterPro:IPR004274); BEST Arabidopsis thaliana protein match is: Haloacid dehalogenase-like hydrolase (HAD) superfamily protein (TAIR:AT3G19595.1); Has 1676 Blast hits to 1673 proteins in 227 species: Archae - 0; Bacteria - 0; Metazoa - 529; Fungi - 333; Plants - 397; Viruses - 0; Other Eukaryotes - 417 (source: NCBI BLink).): MFAVENISMEFEPAINESSSSLSSSRSSCGHWYVRYGVCIACKSTVNKRHGRAFDYLVQGLQLSHEAAAFTKRFTTQFYCLNEKKLNLVLDLDHTLLHSIRVSLLSETEKCLIEEACSTTREDLWKLDSDYLTKLRPFVHEFLKEANELFTMYVYTMGTRVYAESLLKLIDPKRIYFGDRVITRDESPYVKTLDLVLAEERGVVIVDDTSDVWTHHKSNLVEINEYHFFRVNGPEESNSYTEEKRDESKNNGGLANVLKLLKEVHYGFFRVKEELESQDVRFLLQEIDFKLLTKDA; the protein is encoded by the coding sequence ATGTTTGCAGTTGAAAACATTTCTATGGAATTCGAACCGGCGATCAACGAATCGTCTTCGTCACTTTCGTCATCTCGTAGTAGCTGCGGTCACTGGTATGTTCGTTACGGAGTCTGCATCGCTTGTAAATCGACGGTAAACAAACGCCATGGCAGAGCATTCGATTATCTCGTTCAAGGTTTGCAGCTAAGCCACGAAGCAGCAGCGTTTACGAAGCGCTTTACTACGCAATTCTATTGTCTCAACGAGAAGAAGCTAAACCTTGTACTCGACTTGGACCACACGCTTCTCCACTCTATTAGGGTTTCACTTCTTTCCGAAACAGAGAAGTGTCTAATCGAAGAAGCGTGTTCAACTACAAGGGAAGATCTGTGGAAGTTGGACAGCGATTACTTGACAAAGCTACGGCCTTTTGTTCACGAGTTTTTGAAGGAAGCCAACGAGTTGTTCACAATGTATGTTTATACAATGGGTACTAGAGTATACGCCGAATCCTTGTTGAAGCTGATTGATCCCAAGAGAATCTACTTTGGTGATAGAGTGATAACAAGAGACGAGTCTCCTTACGTGAAGACgcttgatttggttttggctgAGGAGCGTGGAGTGGTTATTGTGGATGATACGAGTGATGTTTGGACGCATCACAAGAGTAACCTAGTAGAGATTAACGAGTACCACTTTTTCAGAGTCAATGGCCCAGAAGAGTCAAATTCTTACacggaggagaagagagacgaGAGTAAAAACAATGGTGGATTGGCCAATGTTCTGAAATTACTCAAGGAAGTTCACTATGGATT
- a CDS encoding F-box and associated interaction domains-containing protein (F-box and associated interaction domains-containing protein; CONTAINS InterPro DOMAIN/s: F-box domain, cyclin-like (InterPro:IPR001810), F-box domain, Skp2-like (InterPro:IPR022364), F-box associated domain, type 1 (InterPro:IPR006527), F-box associated interaction domain (InterPro:IPR017451); BEST Arabidopsis thaliana protein match is: F-box and associated interaction domains-containing protein (TAIR:AT1G62270.1); Has 1385 Blast hits to 1314 proteins in 38 species: Archae - 0; Bacteria - 0; Metazoa - 0; Fungi - 0; Plants - 1383; Viruses - 0; Other Eukaryotes - 2 (source: NCBI BLink).) → MRSEITRETKLLFDLPQDVIEEIFSKVPVTCLRRIRSTCKRLYALLKDRGFIRKHFAKSARQYHALMLKNFRFYSVSFNPNGTEMDVASLFNGERSLIDPYSSSEAIISQAFHCDGLLLCTTKENRLVVLNPFSGQTKWLQPQNRCKIDEAYVLGYDNSDLCHSYKILSFPDLYEQELETIKNAGRDLDVTPEGDLELKTDDFSSNSWRRNLGVTPHGGLGLKIYDFSSNSWKKLDVITPEGCLKSYGVSLKGNAYWVYMSKRRGVNDYSLLSFDFSTESFQHLCVPFHQEADCFGTMALSVVREEHLSLLYQSCETLKVEIWMTKEIDTTFVSWKKFLTVDLEPHLPHLLMFSCRMSFFIDEEKKVAVCCDRDNKVHVVGEDEYRVSSGFYFLDFEGITCCLTVFGYVPRLV, encoded by the coding sequence ATGAGGTCAGAAAtcacaagagaaacaaagttGCTCTTCGATCTTCCACAGGATGTGATAGAAGAGATATTCTCTAAGGTTCCGGTGACATGTCTAAGAAGAATACGATCTACTTGCAAAAGATTGTACGCTTTACTCAAAGATCGTGGATTCATCAGAAAACATTTTGCTAAATCAGCAAGGCAGTACCATGCTCTTATGCTAAAgaattttaggttttattCAGTGAGCTTCAATCCTAATGGAACTGAGATGGACGTGGCTTCCTTGTTTAATGGTGAACGTAGCCTAATCGACCCCTATAGTAGTTCAGAAGCTATTATATCTCAAGCCTTTCACTGTGATGGTTTATTGCTATGCACCACCAAGGAAAACCGATTAGTGGTTTTGAACCCGTTTTCAGGGCAAACCAAATGGTTGCAACCACAAAATCGTTGTAAGATAGATGAGGCCTATGTTCTTGGATACGACAACAGTGACTTGTGCCATAGCTACAAAATCTTGAGTTTTCCGGATCTATACGAACAAGAATTGGAAACTATCAAGAATGCAGGGAGGGATCTTGATGTCACTCCCGAAGGCGACTTAGAATTGAAAACCGATGATTTTAGCTCTAATTCATGGAGGAGAAATCTTGGTGTCACTCCCCACGGCGGCTTAGgattgaaaatatatgattttagcTCTAATTCATGGAAGAAACTTGATGTCATCACTCCCGAAGGTTGCTTAAAATCTTATGGTGTGTCACTGAAGGGAAATGCTTATTGGGTGTACATGTCTAAACGAAGAGGAGTCAACGACTACTCTCTacttagttttgatttttcaacaGAGAGTTTTCAACATTTGTGTGTTCCCTTTCATCAGGAAGCAGATTGTTTTGGTACTATGGCTCTCTCAGTTGTTAGAGAAGAACATCTTTCGTTGTTATATCAGAGTTGCGAGACTCTAAAGGTGGAAATATGGATGACCAAAGAGATTGATACAACATTTGTGTCATGGAAAAAGTTCTTAACAGTGGATTTAGAACCTCATCTACCTCATCTCCTTATGTTTTCGTGTCGCATGAGTTTCTTCATcgacgaggagaagaaagttgcCGTGTGTTGTGACAGAGATAACAAGGTACACGttgttggagaagatgaaTACAGAGTATCTTctggtttttattttctagatTTTGAAGGCATAACATGTTGCCTGACTGTCTTTGGTTATGTTCCAAGATTGGTTTGA
- a CDS encoding F-box and associated interaction domains-containing protein (F-box and associated interaction domains-containing protein; CONTAINS InterPro DOMAIN/s: F-box domain, cyclin-like (InterPro:IPR001810), F-box domain, Skp2-like (InterPro:IPR022364), F-box associated domain, type 1 (InterPro:IPR006527), F-box associated interaction domain (InterPro:IPR017451); BEST Arabidopsis thaliana protein match is: F-box and associated interaction domains-containing protein (TAIR:AT3G17530.1); Has 1905 Blast hits to 1856 proteins in 48 species: Archae - 0; Bacteria - 0; Metazoa - 0; Fungi - 0; Plants - 1903; Viruses - 0; Other Eukaryotes - 2 (source: NCBI BLink).) — MFTDLPRDLETEILSRVPATSLQKLKPTCKRWYTLFKDPEFLKKHVGRAEREVISLMSLRVYSLSVNLSGIHSSVEMTGMLNSLKDSEDVKISDITECNGLLLCTTDDSRLVVWNPYTGETRWIPYKSNSPYEMYQKFVLGYDNTNKSRYSYKILRCYHGLIDFGYEFEIYEFNSHSWRRFYDNSPNCSFESKGVTLKGNTYWFASDTEGRHIILRFDFATERFGRLSLLYQSGGYVDNVVETGVLSAVREEKLALLYERFDELNDSSEMKIWVTNTKIVEAKDLSWSDFLVVDSSKFMVTRMTNVMSFLVDEEKKMVVVCDTDIDQHMNRFYIVGEDIYKEVYKDIAQGWFSYWPLLISYAPSLVQIQQGKVIPGGKRKR; from the coding sequence aTGTTTACCGATCTTCCACGAGATTTAGAAACAGAAATACTCTCAAGAGTTCCCGCCACATCTCTACAAAAATTGAAGCCTACTTGCAAACGGTGGTACACTTTATTCAAAGATCCGGAATTCCTCAAGAAGCATGTGGGTAGAGCGGAAAGGGAGGTGATTTCGCTGATGAGTCTCAGGGTTTATTCACTTAGTGTTAATCTCTCTGGAATCCACAGCAGCGTTGAAATGACAGGTATGTTAAACAGTCTCAAGGATTCTGAAGATGTCAAAATATCTGACATCACTGAGTGCAACGGTTTATTATTGTGCACCACCGATGACAGTAGACTTGTGGTTTGGAACCCTTATACTGGTGAAACCAGGTGGATCCCTTACAAATCCAACTCACCTTATGAAATGTACCAGAAGTTTGTTTTGGGATACGACAACACCAATAAATCTCGCTATAgctacaaaatcttgaggtGTTACCACGGCTTGATCGACTTTGGTTATGAGTTTGAAATCTATGAGTTTAACTCTCATTCATGGAGGAGATTTTATGACAACTCTCCTAATTGTTCCTTTGAATCTAAGGGCGTGACACTGAAGGGCAACACTTACTGGTTTGCTTCAGATACTGAAGGCCGCCACATCATACTCAGGTTTGATTTCGCAACAGAGAGATTTGGacgtctctctcttctttatcaGAGTGGTGGTTATGTTGATAATGTTGTGGAAACTGGGGTTTTATCGGCtgttagagaagagaaacttgcGTTGTTATATGAGAGGTTTGATGAGCTGAATGATTCATCAGAGATGAAGATATGGGTGACGAATACTAAAATCGTCGAGGCCAAAGACTTGTCGTGGAGCGACTTCTTGGTAGTGGATTCCTCTAAATTTATGGTAACAAGGATGACGAATGTGATGAGTTTCCTGGTGGACGAGGAGAAAAAAATGGTGGTGGTTTGTGATACAGACATTGATCAACATATGAACAGATTTTACATTGTCGGAGAGGATATATACAAAGAAGTTTATAAAGATATTGCACAGGGATGGTTTTCCTATTGGCCACTTCTCATCAGTTATGCTCCAAGTCTGGTTCAAATTCAGCAAGGTAAAGTGATTCCCGgaggcaaaagaaaaaggtga
- a CDS encoding SsrA-binding protein (unknown protein; BEST Arabidopsis thaliana protein match is: unknown protein (TAIR:AT1G48330.1); Has 40 Blast hits to 40 proteins in 11 species: Archae - 0; Bacteria - 0; Metazoa - 0; Fungi - 0; Plants - 40; Viruses - 0; Other Eukaryotes - 0 (source: NCBI BLink).): MASWKKTIATPFKKAATFFNQPQQSPKKGCRGRMDAQAREEHEKRMVQELQGEVMACGYDDVLVMWSILDKSNSSNNLSS, translated from the coding sequence atgGCATCATGGAAGAAAACAATCGCAACACCATTCAAGAAAGCGGCAACATTCTTCAACCAACCTCAACAATCACCAAAGAAGGGTTGCCGTGGAAGAATGGATGCGCAAGCCAGGGAAGAGCACGAGAAGAGAATGGTTCAAGAGCTTCAAGGAGAAGTCATGGCTTGTGGTTACGACGACGTCCTCGTCATGTGGTCTATTCTTGACAAATCTAACTCCTCAAATAACCTCTCTTCTTAA
- the BSH gene encoding transcription regulatory protein SNF5, putative (BSH) (BUSHY GROWTH (BSH); CONTAINS InterPro DOMAIN/s: SNF5/SMARCB1/INI1 (InterPro:IPR006939).) has protein sequence MKGLVSTGWKGPVKFRIYRPTAENLVPIRLDIQFEGQRYKDAFTWNPSDPDNEVVIFAKRTVKDLKLPYAFVTQIAQSIQSQLSDFRAYEGQDMYTGEKIIPIKLDLRVNHTLIKDQFLWDLNNFESDPEEFARTLCKDLGVEDPEVGPAVAFAIREQLYEIAIQSVASARESRLSKKGRRGSDHGSASKASGLSMDLMKLFSFKSSVVRKRKDLDVYEPVVDLLTSEEVDALEAREERHAR, from the exons ATGAAGGGTTTAGTGTCTACTGGTTGGAAAGGTCCCGTCAAGTTCAGGAT CTATAGGCCCACTGCTGAAAACTTGGTACCTATTCGATTGGACATTCAATTCGAAGGTCAGCGTTACAAAGATGCTTTCACTTGGAACCCTTCAG ACCCGGATAATGAAGTCGTTATCTTTGCCAAAAGAACTGTTAAAGACTTGAAACTTCCCTATGCATTTGTCACTCAGATTGCCCAATCTATTCAG TCTCAGCTCTCAGACTTTCGGGCTTATGAAGGACAAGACATGTACACTGGTGAAAAAATCATACCAATTAAG CTTGATCTCCGAGTTAACCATACTCTCATCAAGGATCAGTTCTTATGG GACCTAAACAATTTTGAGAGTGATCCTGAGGAATTTGCAAGAACCTTGTGCAAGGATTTAGGTGTTGAAGACCCTGAAGTTGGA CCTGCTGTTGCCTTTGCAATAAGGGAACAACTTTACGAG ATTGCAATTCAAAGTGTGGCTTCAGCTAGGGAGAGTAGATTAAGCAAGAAAGGCCGCAGAGGATCTGATCATGGTTCAGCGAG CAAGGCAAGTGGCCTGTCAATGGACTTAATGAAGTTATTCAGTTTTAAGTCCAGTGTAGTTCG GAAAAGGAAAGACTTGGATGTTTATGAACCAGTTGTGGATCTGCTAACAAGTGAGGAAGTTGATGCGCTTGAAGCCAGGGAAGAGAGACATGCAAGGTGA
- the BSH gene encoding transcription regulatory protein SNF5, putative (BSH) (BUSHY GROWTH (BSH); CONTAINS InterPro DOMAIN/s: SNF5/SMARCB1/INI1 (InterPro:IPR006939); Has 591 Blast hits to 429 proteins in 161 species: Archae - 0; Bacteria - 0; Metazoa - 266; Fungi - 262; Plants - 37; Viruses - 0; Other Eukaryotes - 26 (source: NCBI BLink).) has protein sequence MKGLVSTGWKGPVKFRMPTAENLVPIRLDIQFEGQRYKDAFTWNPSDPDNEVVIFAKRTVKDLKLPYAFVTQIAQSIQSQLSDFRAYEGQDMYTGEKIIPIKLDLRVNHTLIKDQFLWDLNNFESDPEEFARTLCKDLGVEDPEVGPAVAFAIREQLYEIAIQSVASARESRLSKKGRRGSDHGSASKASGLSMDLMKLFSFKSSVVRKRKDLDVYEPVVDLLTSEEVDALEAREERHAR, from the exons ATGAAGGGTTTAGTGTCTACTGGTTGGAAAGGTCCCGTCAAGTTCAGGAT GCCCACTGCTGAAAACTTGGTACCTATTCGATTGGACATTCAATTCGAAGGTCAGCGTTACAAAGATGCTTTCACTTGGAACCCTTCAG ACCCGGATAATGAAGTCGTTATCTTTGCCAAAAGAACTGTTAAAGACTTGAAACTTCCCTATGCATTTGTCACTCAGATTGCCCAATCTATTCAG TCTCAGCTCTCAGACTTTCGGGCTTATGAAGGACAAGACATGTACACTGGTGAAAAAATCATACCAATTAAG CTTGATCTCCGAGTTAACCATACTCTCATCAAGGATCAGTTCTTATGG GACCTAAACAATTTTGAGAGTGATCCTGAGGAATTTGCAAGAACCTTGTGCAAGGATTTAGGTGTTGAAGACCCTGAAGTTGGA CCTGCTGTTGCCTTTGCAATAAGGGAACAACTTTACGAG ATTGCAATTCAAAGTGTGGCTTCAGCTAGGGAGAGTAGATTAAGCAAGAAAGGCCGCAGAGGATCTGATCATGGTTCAGCGAG CAAGGCAAGTGGCCTGTCAATGGACTTAATGAAGTTATTCAGTTTTAAGTCCAGTGTAGTTCG GAAAAGGAAAGACTTGGATGTTTATGAACCAGTTGTGGATCTGCTAACAAGTGAGGAAGTTGATGCGCTTGAAGCCAGGGAAGAGAGACATGCAAGGTGA
- the BSH gene encoding transcription regulatory protein SNF5, putative (BSH), whose protein sequence is MKGLVSTGWKGPVKFRMPTAENLVPIRLDIQFEGQRYKDAFTWNPSDPDNEVVIFAKRTVKDLKLPYAFVTQIAQSIQSQLSDFRAYEGQDMYTGEKIIPIKLDLRVNHTLIKDQFLWDLNNFESDPEEFARTLCKDLGVEDPEVGIAIQSVASARESRLSKKGRRGSDHGSASKASGLSMDLMKLFSFKSSVVRKRKDLDVYEPVVDLLTSEEVDALEAREERHAR, encoded by the exons ATGAAGGGTTTAGTGTCTACTGGTTGGAAAGGTCCCGTCAAGTTCAGGAT GCCCACTGCTGAAAACTTGGTACCTATTCGATTGGACATTCAATTCGAAGGTCAGCGTTACAAAGATGCTTTCACTTGGAACCCTTCAG ACCCGGATAATGAAGTCGTTATCTTTGCCAAAAGAACTGTTAAAGACTTGAAACTTCCCTATGCATTTGTCACTCAGATTGCCCAATCTATTCAG TCTCAGCTCTCAGACTTTCGGGCTTATGAAGGACAAGACATGTACACTGGTGAAAAAATCATACCAATTAAG CTTGATCTCCGAGTTAACCATACTCTCATCAAGGATCAGTTCTTATGG GACCTAAACAATTTTGAGAGTGATCCTGAGGAATTTGCAAGAACCTTGTGCAAGGATTTAGGTGTTGAAGACCCTGAAGTTGGA ATTGCAATTCAAAGTGTGGCTTCAGCTAGGGAGAGTAGATTAAGCAAGAAAGGCCGCAGAGGATCTGATCATGGTTCAGCGAG CAAGGCAAGTGGCCTGTCAATGGACTTAATGAAGTTATTCAGTTTTAAGTCCAGTGTAGTTCG GAAAAGGAAAGACTTGGATGTTTATGAACCAGTTGTGGATCTGCTAACAAGTGAGGAAGTTGATGCGCTTGAAGCCAGGGAAGAGAGACATGCAAGGTGA